One Sphingomonas sp. LHG3406-1 genomic window carries:
- a CDS encoding cation diffusion facilitator family transporter, whose translation MSRTMPQEIEQDFARAQRLEWFTLVTMSTVLVVMFMAAGSSQAMRTAWFEDLLSLVPALVFLVAAKLERRPPSRAFPYGFHRVQSLAFLISAVALASVGTFLLFESTSTLLKREHVTIPPVTMFGETLWLGWLMIAALVYSVIPPLILGRLKLPVAQRLQDKVLHTDALMQKADWMTGLAGIAGVLGVGFGYWWADAAASIVIAGSIVHDGVNALRSSTAELIDGAPRKLEKDEIAPEAEELRRRLAGRYPGAQIRLRETGRFINAQVSGVLPEDQVELEALWPAGEDRPWRLAQVSFVPPGAEMTS comes from the coding sequence GTGAGCCGGACCATGCCCCAGGAGATCGAGCAGGATTTCGCCCGGGCGCAGCGGCTGGAGTGGTTCACGCTGGTGACCATGAGCACGGTCCTGGTGGTGATGTTCATGGCCGCAGGATCCAGTCAGGCCATGCGTACGGCATGGTTCGAGGACCTGCTCAGCCTCGTGCCCGCGCTGGTGTTCCTGGTCGCGGCCAAGCTCGAGCGCCGGCCGCCGAGCCGCGCCTTTCCCTATGGTTTTCACCGGGTTCAAAGCCTGGCCTTCCTGATTTCGGCGGTTGCGCTTGCGTCCGTCGGGACATTTCTCCTTTTCGAATCGACAAGCACACTCCTCAAGCGGGAGCATGTCACCATCCCTCCGGTCACCATGTTCGGCGAGACCCTTTGGCTCGGCTGGCTGATGATCGCGGCGCTGGTCTATTCGGTCATTCCCCCGCTCATCCTTGGCCGGCTGAAGCTGCCGGTCGCGCAACGGCTGCAGGACAAGGTGCTGCACACCGACGCGCTGATGCAGAAGGCCGACTGGATGACGGGCCTCGCGGGGATCGCCGGGGTGCTGGGCGTGGGCTTCGGCTACTGGTGGGCGGATGCAGCGGCCAGCATCGTCATTGCTGGAAGCATCGTTCATGACGGCGTGAACGCCCTGCGATCCTCCACCGCCGAACTGATCGACGGCGCTCCGCGCAAGCTGGAGAAGGACGAGATCGCGCCCGAGGCGGAGGAACTGAGGCGGCGGCTTGCCGGACGCTACCCAGGTGCGCAGATCCGGCTGCGCGAAACGGGCCGCTTCATCAACGCACAAGTCAGCGGCGTGCTGCCGGAGGATCAGGTCGAGCTTGAAGCGCTGTGGCCGGCAGGCGAGGACCGTCCCTGGCGCCTCGCCCAGGTCAGCTTCGTGCCGCCCGGAGCGGAAATGACTTCCTGA
- a CDS encoding HlyD family type I secretion periplasmic adaptor subunit: MNEMRNREAFRASARWQDTEDSPLRDARRGALVGGLFFVGLLGWAALTPLDAAAYGQGVVTVSGNRQVVQHREGGIISALFVTENQLVRKGAPLAVVSSSDLVAGERSIAGEVLSLLAMRARLLAESRDSGSVPMPEEFAMLEGDQRKIAETALAGQRSLFEARRASLRTEQAVLAQRIAQHGQQIGGIEHQMSANRDQQRLIGDELAGLAALVPKGFVSINRLRAVEREASALDGHYGSYRSEIARSREAIGETRLQMVSLRKQMASEVAGQLREVQARLDELQPRLLALREQVARSVVRAPASGRIVGMRVFTVGGVLAAGDTLMEVVPQDRDLVVQAKVAPRDADDLRVGMETQVNFTALQDRNLPILKGKVTKISADSLEDERTGQSYFRIEVVVPPNELTKANRGKDAAVHAGLPADVLIPLRRRSAFQYLFEPLTRSLWLAGREG, from the coding sequence ATGAACGAGATGCGCAATCGCGAGGCATTTCGGGCGTCCGCCCGCTGGCAGGATACGGAGGATTCGCCCCTGCGCGATGCTCGCCGCGGCGCTCTTGTCGGCGGATTGTTCTTTGTTGGCCTGCTCGGCTGGGCGGCTTTGACCCCGCTCGATGCGGCCGCTTACGGCCAGGGCGTGGTGACCGTGTCGGGTAACCGCCAGGTCGTCCAGCACCGCGAAGGCGGGATCATCAGCGCCCTCTTCGTGACCGAAAACCAGCTCGTCCGGAAAGGCGCACCGCTGGCGGTAGTCTCTTCCTCCGACCTCGTCGCCGGCGAGCGCAGCATCGCCGGCGAAGTCCTCTCGCTCCTCGCCATGCGGGCTCGGCTTCTCGCTGAAAGTCGTGATTCCGGGTCGGTGCCCATGCCCGAGGAATTCGCCATGCTCGAGGGTGACCAGCGCAAGATCGCGGAGACGGCGCTCGCCGGCCAGCGAAGCCTGTTCGAAGCCCGTCGCGCGTCGCTCCGGACCGAGCAGGCGGTCCTGGCCCAGCGGATCGCCCAGCATGGCCAGCAGATCGGCGGGATCGAGCATCAGATGTCGGCCAATCGCGATCAGCAAAGGCTGATCGGCGACGAACTCGCCGGCCTTGCCGCCCTCGTCCCCAAGGGCTTCGTCTCGATCAACCGCCTGCGTGCGGTCGAGCGCGAGGCGAGCGCCCTCGACGGGCACTACGGCTCGTACCGGTCGGAGATCGCCCGGTCGCGCGAGGCCATCGGCGAAACCCGGCTGCAGATGGTGTCGCTTCGCAAGCAGATGGCGAGCGAGGTCGCCGGTCAGCTTCGCGAGGTCCAGGCACGGCTCGACGAACTTCAGCCGCGGCTGCTCGCCCTGCGCGAGCAGGTGGCACGCTCGGTCGTCCGCGCGCCGGCCAGCGGCCGGATCGTCGGCATGCGGGTGTTCACCGTCGGCGGGGTCCTTGCCGCGGGGGACACGCTGATGGAGGTCGTGCCCCAGGACCGCGACCTGGTCGTCCAGGCCAAGGTCGCCCCGCGCGACGCCGACGATCTTCGTGTCGGCATGGAGACGCAGGTCAACTTCACCGCGCTCCAGGACCGCAACCTGCCGATCCTCAAGGGCAAGGTGACCAAGATCTCGGCCGACAGCCTGGAAGACGAGCGCACCGGGCAATCCTACTTCCGGATCGAAGTGGTCGTTCCCCCGAACGAACTGACCAAGGCGAACAGAGGCAAGGACGCTGCCGTTCACGCCGGTCTTCCCGCCGACGTACTCATCCCGCTCCGCCGCCGCAGTGCCTTTCAGTATCTGTTCGAGCCGCTGACCCGATCGCTCTGGCTGGCCGGGCGCGAAGGATGA
- a CDS encoding type I secretion system permease/ATPase: MRLFWIRIPQPFEAALGQCRKHFLLVAFFSALINLLYLAPTIYMMQVYDRVVPTGGVITLYVLTLLVGAAIAILSALDAVRSRLMLRASIRLDRLLSAAVMARALAPPDERPSAQALRDFDSVRSALSGPGITAMFDAPWAPLYLLVAFLIHPLLGLMVLLGAGLLIMLAILNERANRLSGSQAHSAQAKAYAEQDATFRGAEVVRALGMGTALIARHSEQRRSGLVAAFDVQLTSGRFTALVKFVRMFMQSLALGVGAWLAINNQISVGAIIAASVLLSRALQPVEQMVGSWPALSQAHQSLASLDRLFATTGSNEEHRLALPEPTGNLQIAGISVFAANGEVPILRNVSFGLKPGTLTGVVGPSGAGKTTLARAAAGCIIPDTGELRMDGARYADWHPERLARYIGYLPQQPTLLPGTVADNISRFSRPSCGTDQEVVDHDIVHAAQMAGVHDTILRLPAGYQTRIGDGAEVLSAGQAQRIALARALFGSPKVLILDEPNSALDAEGESALGRAVKAACLQGAAVMMIAHRAQILAAAENLVVMNAGTVVKHGPRADVLDELARDAARSNVVPLTERA; encoded by the coding sequence ATGCGCCTGTTCTGGATCAGGATCCCGCAACCTTTCGAAGCCGCTCTAGGGCAATGCCGGAAGCATTTCCTGCTCGTTGCCTTCTTCAGCGCGCTGATCAACCTGCTCTACCTCGCGCCGACCATCTACATGATGCAGGTCTACGATCGGGTGGTGCCGACCGGCGGGGTGATCACCCTGTACGTCCTGACCCTGCTGGTCGGAGCCGCCATTGCCATCCTGAGTGCTCTCGATGCGGTCCGCTCGAGGCTGATGCTGCGAGCCTCCATCCGGCTGGATCGCCTGCTCTCGGCCGCTGTCATGGCGCGGGCGCTCGCGCCTCCTGACGAGCGGCCGAGCGCACAGGCTTTGCGCGACTTCGACAGCGTCCGCAGTGCGCTCAGCGGCCCCGGCATCACCGCCATGTTCGATGCGCCCTGGGCCCCTCTCTACCTGCTCGTCGCCTTCCTCATCCATCCGCTGCTCGGCCTCATGGTCCTGCTGGGCGCCGGCCTGCTGATCATGCTCGCGATCCTCAACGAACGCGCCAATCGGCTGAGCGGCAGCCAGGCCCATAGCGCGCAGGCCAAGGCCTATGCCGAACAGGACGCCACCTTCCGGGGCGCCGAGGTGGTCCGCGCACTCGGCATGGGGACCGCCCTCATTGCCCGCCACAGCGAACAGCGCAGGAGCGGGCTTGTCGCCGCCTTCGATGTCCAGCTGACCAGCGGTCGTTTCACCGCGCTCGTGAAGTTCGTGCGGATGTTCATGCAATCGCTGGCGCTGGGGGTGGGGGCCTGGCTGGCCATCAACAACCAGATTTCGGTCGGCGCGATCATCGCCGCGTCGGTCTTGCTCAGCCGCGCCCTGCAGCCGGTCGAGCAAATGGTCGGCAGTTGGCCAGCTCTCAGCCAGGCTCACCAGTCACTGGCCTCGCTCGACCGCCTGTTTGCGACCACCGGCAGCAATGAGGAGCATCGCCTCGCCCTTCCGGAGCCCACGGGCAACCTCCAGATCGCCGGGATCAGCGTCTTCGCCGCCAATGGCGAGGTGCCCATCCTTCGCAACGTCAGCTTCGGGTTGAAGCCCGGCACGCTGACCGGCGTGGTCGGTCCGTCGGGCGCCGGCAAGACGACGCTGGCACGCGCGGCTGCCGGGTGCATCATCCCGGACACCGGCGAGCTCCGCATGGACGGCGCCCGCTATGCGGACTGGCACCCAGAGCGGCTCGCCCGCTACATCGGCTACCTCCCCCAGCAGCCGACCCTGCTTCCGGGCACCGTCGCCGATAATATCTCGCGCTTCAGCCGCCCATCGTGCGGGACCGACCAGGAGGTCGTCGATCACGACATCGTCCATGCCGCGCAGATGGCTGGAGTCCACGACACCATCCTGCGCCTTCCTGCCGGCTATCAGACCCGGATCGGCGACGGCGCTGAGGTCCTGTCGGCGGGGCAGGCGCAGCGCATCGCCCTCGCCCGGGCCCTATTCGGCTCGCCCAAGGTCCTGATCCTCGACGAACCCAACAGCGCCCTCGACGCGGAGGGGGAAAGCGCGCTCGGCCGCGCAGTCAAGGCCGCATGCCTTCAGGGTGCCGCGGTGATGATGATCGCGCACCGTGCGCAGATCCTGGCGGCGGCCGAGAATCTGGTGGTGATGAATGCTGGGACCGTCGTCAAACACGGCCCCCGCGCCGACGTTCTCGACGAGCTCGCGCGCGACGCCGCTCGGTCGAATGTCGTTCCCCTGACTGAAAGGGCCTGA